Proteins co-encoded in one Stomoxys calcitrans chromosome 5, idStoCalc2.1, whole genome shotgun sequence genomic window:
- the LOC131997866 gene encoding uncharacterized protein LOC131997866 — protein sequence MATIWLPPGYHQATTRLPHSYHLATTRLPHSYHQATTRLPGYHQATTRLPPGYHQATTRLPPGYHQATTRLPPGYHQATTRLPPGYHQATTRLPPGYHQATTRLPPGYHQATTRLPLGYHQATTRLPPGYNQATTRLPPGYHQATTRLPQGNHQATTMLPQTTTRLPPGYHLATSWLPPGYHLATTWLPPGYHLATTWLPPGYHLATTWLPPGYHLATTWLPPGYHLATTWLPPDYHLATT from the coding sequence ATGGCTACCATCTGGCTACCACCAGGCTACCACCAGGCTACCACTAGGCTACCACATAGCTACCATCTGGCTACCACCAGGCTACCACATAGCTACCACCAGGCTACCACCAGGCTACCAGGCTACCACCAGGCTACCACCAGGCTACCACCAGGCTACCACCAGGCTACCACCAGGCTACCACCAGGCTACCACCAGGCTACCACCAGGCTACCACCAGGCTACCACCAGGCTACCACCAGGCTACCACCAGGCTACCACCAGGCTACCACCAGGCTACCACCAGGCTACCACCAGGCTACCACCAGGCTACCACCAGGCTACCACCAGGCTACCACCAGGCTACCACTGGGCTACCACCAGGCTACCACCAGGCTACCACCAGGCTACAACCAGGCTACCACCAGGCTACCACCAGGTTACCACCAGGCTACCACTAGGCTACCACAAGGCAACCACCAGGCTACCACCATGCTACCACAGACTACCACCAGGCTACCACCTGGCTACCACCTGGCTACATCCTGGCTACCACCTGGCTACCACCTGGCTACCACCTGGCTACCACCTGGCTACCACCTGGCTACCACCTGGCTACCACCTGGCTACCACCTGGCTACCACCTGGCTACCACCTGGCTACCACCTGGCTACCACCTGGCTACCACCTGGCTACCACCTGGCTACCACCTGGCTACCACCTGACTACCACCTGGCTACCACCTAG